The following proteins are encoded in a genomic region of Hoeflea phototrophica DFL-43:
- the pstA gene encoding phosphate ABC transporter permease PstA — protein sequence MRLTDFPADHSAASAATGRSLLKVGERTRKRNAAEKRFRMMGLAAVIFGLLALVGLMASILSNGLSSFNQTYISLDVYLDPAKLDKNGNRAPEDLKKITTFTIQPLIKTAMQDMMQERGFAAEGVNAKEAAALVSKEAPADLRRFVLANPDQIGETISFDLLASGRIDGYFKGRVTMESAALDRNISPEQLVLADRLKDAGIMDLRFNWSFFTAPDASDTRPEAAGLGVAILGSAYMMLIVLALSLPIGVAASIYLEEFAPKNRWTDLIEVNIANLAAVPSIVFGILGLALFINFIGLPQSAPVVGALVLTLMTLPTIIIATRAALKAVPPSIRDAALGIGASKMQAIFHHVLPLAAPGILTGAIIGLAQALGETAPLLLIGMVAFVREYPGAPPEGFFDPASALPVQVYNWTQRGDPAFIERASGAIIVLLVFLVIMNAVAILLRRRFERRW from the coding sequence ATACGATTGACCGATTTTCCCGCCGATCACTCTGCGGCCAGTGCCGCAACCGGACGCTCGCTATTGAAGGTTGGGGAGCGCACCCGCAAACGCAATGCGGCTGAGAAGCGCTTCCGCATGATGGGCTTGGCTGCCGTGATATTCGGCCTGCTTGCCCTCGTCGGTCTCATGGCGTCCATCTTGTCGAATGGTCTGTCCTCTTTCAACCAGACCTACATCTCGCTGGACGTCTATCTTGACCCGGCGAAGCTGGACAAGAATGGCAATCGCGCGCCGGAGGATCTGAAGAAGATCACCACCTTCACCATCCAGCCGCTCATAAAGACGGCCATGCAGGATATGATGCAAGAGCGTGGATTTGCCGCCGAAGGCGTCAACGCCAAGGAGGCGGCAGCGCTGGTGTCCAAGGAAGCTCCGGCTGACCTGCGCCGCTTTGTTCTGGCCAACCCGGATCAGATCGGTGAGACCATTTCCTTTGATCTTCTCGCGTCCGGCCGCATCGATGGCTACTTCAAGGGGCGGGTGACGATGGAAAGCGCCGCGCTCGACCGGAATATCTCGCCTGAACAGCTGGTCCTTGCCGATAGGCTGAAAGATGCCGGCATCATGGATTTGCGCTTCAATTGGTCGTTTTTCACTGCACCCGACGCGTCTGATACGCGGCCTGAAGCCGCCGGTCTTGGTGTGGCGATCCTCGGATCGGCCTACATGATGCTGATTGTGCTGGCGCTGTCACTGCCCATTGGTGTCGCCGCTTCGATTTATCTCGAGGAGTTTGCGCCGAAGAACCGTTGGACCGATCTGATCGAGGTGAACATTGCTAACCTCGCGGCTGTTCCCTCGATTGTGTTCGGTATCCTCGGACTGGCGCTGTTCATCAACTTTATCGGCCTTCCTCAGTCAGCCCCGGTGGTTGGCGCCCTGGTGCTCACGCTAATGACATTGCCAACGATCATCATCGCCACGCGCGCCGCGCTCAAGGCGGTCCCGCCGTCGATCCGCGATGCCGCGCTGGGTATCGGGGCCTCGAAAATGCAGGCGATCTTCCACCATGTGCTGCCGCTCGCAGCCCCTGGCATCTTGACCGGCGCAATCATTGGCCTGGCCCAGGCGCTCGGTGAAACGGCACCGCTGCTCCTGATCGGAATGGTGGCCTTTGTTCGCGAATATCCCGGCGCGCCGCCTGAGGGGTTCTTCGACCCGGCATCAGCGCTTCCGGTTCAAGTCTACAACTGGACCCAGCGTGGTGACCCGGCTTTTATCGAGCGCGCATCTGGTGCAATCATCGTGCTGCTGGTGTTCCTGGTCATCATGAATGCTGTTGCCATTCTGCTTCGCCGTCGCTTCGAACGCCGATGGTAG
- the pstB gene encoding phosphate ABC transporter ATP-binding protein PstB: MNIMSEAATEDAVNASVDNPVIKMRGNDVSVFYGEKQALFDVNLDIRQNSVTALIGPSGCGKSTFLRCLNRMNDTIDICRVTGDITLDSENIYAPMIDVVELRARVGMVFQKPNPFPKSIYENIVYGPRIHGQVSTRAEMDEIVERSLIKAGLFEEVKDRLHEAGTGLSGGQQQRLCIARAIAVSPEVILMDEPCSALDPIATAKVEELIDELRVNYTIVIVTHSMQQAARVSQRTAMFHLGKLIEEGPTDKMFTKPDEKLTQDYITGRFG; encoded by the coding sequence ATGAACATCATGTCTGAAGCGGCGACGGAAGACGCGGTCAACGCATCGGTTGACAATCCTGTCATCAAGATGCGTGGAAATGACGTTAGCGTTTTCTATGGCGAGAAGCAGGCTCTTTTCGATGTCAATCTCGACATCCGGCAGAACAGCGTGACCGCCTTGATCGGTCCGTCCGGCTGCGGCAAGTCCACTTTCCTGCGTTGTCTCAACCGCATGAACGACACCATTGATATTTGCCGGGTCACTGGCGACATCACACTCGACAGTGAAAACATCTATGCCCCGATGATTGACGTGGTCGAACTGCGGGCGCGCGTCGGTATGGTGTTTCAGAAACCCAATCCGTTTCCCAAGTCGATTTATGAGAACATCGTCTACGGACCACGCATCCATGGCCAGGTTTCGACCCGCGCAGAGATGGACGAGATTGTCGAGCGCAGCCTGATCAAGGCTGGGCTGTTCGAAGAGGTCAAGGACCGCCTTCACGAAGCAGGGACCGGTCTTTCAGGTGGTCAGCAACAGCGGCTTTGTATCGCGCGCGCCATTGCGGTCAGCCCGGAAGTGATCCTGATGGACGAGCCTTGTTCAGCGCTTGATCCGATTGCCACGGCAAAGGTCGAGGAACTGATCGACGAGCTTCGTGTCAACTACACCATTGTCATCGTCACCCACTCGATGCAGCAGGCCGCACGTGTGTCACAGCGCACGGCCATGTTCCACCTTGGCAAGCTGATCGAAGAAGGTCCGACCGACAAGATGTTCACCAAGCCCGATGAAAAGCTGACCCAGGACTACATCACTGGGCGGTTTGGCTAA
- a CDS encoding aspartate aminotransferase family protein, which produces MADAKPLYETYSRSPIVFERGHGVWLETPAGERYLDFAGGIAVTSLGHTHPHLVEALKSQADKLWHLSNLQEIPDQTRLAERLTEATFADKVFFTNSGAEALECAIKTARRHFYVNGQPQRYRIITIEGAFHGRTLATIAAGGQAKYLEGFGPKVEGFDQVPFGDHEAIKAAINDETAAILVEPVQGEGGIRPLPKECLRGLRDLCDEHGILLILDEVQSGVGRTGMLFAHEWAGITPDIMAVAKGIGGGFPFGACLATAEAADGMTLGTHGTTYGGNPLAMAVGNAVLDVVLEDSFLTHVNDVTLVLRQGLASLKDRYPDLIEDIRGIGLLTGIKCAKSNADLVTAMRNEHLLAVPAGDNVVRLLPPLIVSVEEVREALHRIEAALEMLSPKSS; this is translated from the coding sequence ATGGCTGACGCCAAGCCGCTTTACGAAACATATAGCCGCTCACCCATCGTGTTTGAGCGCGGGCATGGCGTTTGGCTGGAGACACCGGCGGGCGAACGCTATCTCGATTTTGCCGGAGGCATAGCGGTCACCTCGCTTGGCCACACTCATCCGCATCTGGTCGAGGCGCTGAAATCCCAGGCCGACAAGCTTTGGCACCTTTCCAATCTGCAGGAAATTCCCGATCAGACCCGGCTCGCCGAGCGTTTGACCGAGGCGACCTTTGCCGACAAGGTGTTCTTCACCAATTCGGGTGCGGAAGCACTGGAATGCGCGATCAAGACAGCGCGGCGGCATTTCTATGTAAATGGCCAGCCGCAGCGTTATCGCATCATCACCATTGAAGGCGCCTTTCATGGCCGCACGCTGGCCACCATCGCCGCCGGCGGCCAGGCAAAATACCTCGAGGGCTTCGGCCCCAAGGTTGAAGGCTTCGATCAGGTTCCGTTCGGCGATCACGAGGCAATCAAGGCCGCGATCAATGACGAAACCGCTGCCATTCTGGTTGAGCCCGTGCAGGGAGAGGGCGGCATTCGCCCGCTGCCAAAGGAATGCCTGCGCGGTCTGCGGGACCTGTGCGACGAGCACGGTATTCTGCTGATCCTGGATGAGGTTCAATCCGGCGTTGGCCGCACAGGAATGCTGTTTGCCCATGAATGGGCAGGCATCACACCAGACATCATGGCCGTGGCCAAGGGCATTGGCGGCGGCTTCCCCTTCGGTGCTTGCCTGGCAACGGCCGAGGCGGCGGACGGCATGACGCTGGGCACCCATGGCACCACCTATGGCGGAAATCCGCTGGCCATGGCTGTTGGCAACGCCGTGCTCGATGTGGTGCTTGAGGACAGTTTCCTTACCCATGTCAACGATGTCACGCTGGTGTTGCGCCAGGGCCTCGCCTCTCTCAAGGACCGCTATCCGGACCTGATTGAAGACATCCGCGGCATCGGGCTTCTGACCGGCATCAAATGCGCCAAGTCCAATGCGGATCTGGTCACGGCGATGCGCAACGAGCATTTGCTAGCGGTGCCGGCGGGTGACAATGTCGTGCGGCTCTTGCCACCGTTGATCGTGTCTGTCGAGGAAGTCCGCGAAGCGCTCCACAGGATCGAGGCGGCGCTCGAAATGCTATCTCCCAAATCCAGCTGA
- the argF gene encoding ornithine carbamoyltransferase yields the protein MTETTAAAPRHFLDLSAVSAAELRAMIDAARAAKSSSGGDRPLAGKMLAMIFEKPSTRTRVSFDVGMRQLGGETLFLSGTEMQLGRAETIADTAKVLSRYVDIIMIRTMDHERMLELAEHATVPVINALTDDTHPCQIMADILTFEEHRGPIKGKTLAWTGDGNNVLHSLVEGAGRFGYRMQIATPEGSEPDMRFVDWARAQGAEIDLSADPERAASGADCIITDTWVSMNQEHKARGHNVFLPYQVNEDLMAKANKDALFMHCLPAHRGEEVTNEVMDGPQSVVFDEAENRLHAQKAIMRWCMGAL from the coding sequence ATGACTGAGACCACAGCCGCCGCGCCCCGGCATTTCCTTGATCTTTCTGCTGTCAGCGCCGCAGAACTGCGCGCCATGATTGATGCAGCACGTGCCGCCAAATCCTCCTCGGGCGGTGATCGTCCGCTTGCAGGCAAGATGCTGGCGATGATCTTCGAAAAACCGTCCACCCGTACCCGCGTGTCGTTTGATGTCGGCATGCGTCAATTGGGCGGCGAGACCCTGTTCCTGTCCGGCACCGAGATGCAGCTTGGCCGTGCAGAAACCATTGCCGATACCGCCAAGGTGCTCTCGCGCTATGTCGACATCATCATGATCCGCACCATGGATCACGAGCGCATGCTGGAACTGGCCGAACATGCCACCGTGCCGGTGATCAACGCGCTGACCGATGACACACATCCCTGCCAGATCATGGCCGATATCCTGACCTTTGAGGAACATCGTGGCCCGATCAAGGGCAAGACCCTGGCATGGACAGGCGATGGCAACAATGTGCTGCACTCGCTGGTCGAAGGCGCGGGACGTTTCGGCTATCGCATGCAGATCGCCACACCGGAGGGGTCCGAGCCTGACATGAGATTTGTCGATTGGGCACGGGCTCAGGGTGCCGAGATTGATCTCAGCGCCGATCCGGAGCGTGCCGCCAGCGGTGCGGATTGCATCATTACCGACACCTGGGTGTCGATGAATCAGGAGCACAAGGCGCGTGGCCACAATGTCTTCCTGCCCTACCAGGTCAATGAAGACTTGATGGCCAAGGCCAACAAGGACGCGCTGTTCATGCATTGCCTGCCCGCCCACCGCGGCGAGGAAGTCACCAACGAGGTCATGGATGGACCGCAATCGGTGGTGTTCGATGAGGCGGAAAACCGTTTGCATGCCCAAAAGGCAATCATGCGCTGGTGCATGGGCGCTTTGTAG
- a CDS encoding Hsp33 family molecular chaperone, whose amino-acid sequence METEIRTLGEPGFAGDDSVLPFEVDGLDVRGRIVQLGPMIDTILGRHAYPEPVARLLAEAIALTVLLGTSLKFEGKLIIQTKGDGPVDLLVADFSTPGDLRAYARFDGERLQAAQEAGMITPAELLGNGVLAFTIDQGAYMQRYQGIVEMNGESLEAMAETYFRQSEQIPTLVRLSVAELFDRDAEGNPRQSWRAGGIVVQFLPQAPDRMRLPDLPGGDAPEGVEDFYHHEDDSWSEAKALVATVDAGELTDPEVGAERLLYRLFHERGARVYPPVPVFDRCSCSRERLGEVLRGFSAEELTDSVEDGAITVQCEFCSTAYKFDPDEFGG is encoded by the coding sequence ATGGAAACCGAAATCCGTACCCTCGGAGAGCCGGGCTTCGCCGGAGATGACAGTGTGCTGCCGTTCGAAGTCGATGGCCTGGATGTGCGCGGCCGCATTGTTCAGCTTGGCCCGATGATCGACACCATTCTGGGCCGGCACGCCTATCCCGAGCCGGTTGCACGATTGCTTGCCGAAGCCATCGCCTTGACGGTGCTGCTTGGTACATCGCTTAAATTCGAAGGCAAGCTGATCATTCAGACCAAGGGTGACGGACCCGTTGATCTGCTGGTCGCTGATTTCAGCACGCCGGGTGATCTTCGCGCCTATGCCCGCTTTGATGGCGAGCGGCTCCAGGCGGCGCAAGAGGCAGGCATGATCACTCCGGCTGAGCTGCTGGGCAATGGCGTGCTGGCCTTCACCATCGACCAGGGCGCCTATATGCAGCGCTATCAGGGCATCGTCGAGATGAATGGAGAGTCTCTGGAGGCGATGGCGGAGACCTATTTCCGCCAGTCCGAGCAGATCCCCACCCTTGTCCGCCTGTCGGTAGCCGAACTGTTTGACCGGGATGCCGAGGGCAACCCGCGCCAAAGCTGGCGCGCCGGCGGCATTGTGGTGCAGTTCCTGCCGCAAGCACCCGACCGCATGCGCCTGCCCGACCTTCCAGGCGGCGATGCGCCGGAGGGTGTGGAGGACTTCTACCATCACGAGGACGACAGCTGGTCGGAAGCCAAGGCGCTCGTCGCCACGGTTGATGCCGGCGAACTGACCGACCCGGAAGTGGGTGCCGAACGCCTGCTCTATCGTCTTTTTCATGAGCGTGGCGCGCGGGTCTACCCGCCGGTGCCGGTGTTTGACCGCTGCAGTTGTTCGCGTGAGCGGCTTGGTGAGGTCCTGCGCGGTTTCTCCGCCGAGGAACTTACCGACAGTGTGGAAGACGGCGCAATCACCGTGCAGTGCGAATTCTGCTCGACCGCTTACAAGTTCGACCCCGACGAATTCGGCGGCTGA
- the phoU gene encoding phosphate signaling complex protein PhoU → MPDAHTVSAYDDDLRFLNRRLSEMGGIAERMVADAVAALVNADSATAQRVISEDLLLDNGEREIYDKAVLVIAKRQPMASDLREIIGSIRIASDLERVGDLGKNIAKRVIAVHTMAQPRKLVRGLEHLAELALTQLKEVLDAFSTRSPDLANSIRERDEEIDAIYTSLFRELLTYMMEDPRNITACTHLLFCAKNIERIGDHATNIAETVYYVATGEQLAGDRPKDDDSASVIAPEPGAA, encoded by the coding sequence ATGCCCGATGCACATACCGTCTCGGCCTATGATGATGACCTGCGCTTTCTCAACCGCCGCCTTTCCGAGATGGGCGGCATCGCCGAGCGCATGGTCGCCGATGCTGTTGCCGCCTTGGTCAACGCGGATTCGGCCACCGCACAGCGGGTGATCTCCGAGGACCTGCTGCTCGACAATGGCGAACGCGAAATCTACGACAAGGCAGTTCTGGTGATTGCAAAGCGCCAGCCAATGGCGTCCGACCTGCGTGAAATCATTGGTTCCATCCGGATCGCCTCGGATCTCGAACGGGTCGGTGATCTGGGAAAGAACATCGCCAAGCGGGTGATCGCGGTGCACACCATGGCGCAGCCGCGCAAGCTGGTGCGCGGACTGGAGCACCTGGCCGAACTGGCGCTGACGCAGCTCAAGGAAGTGCTTGATGCCTTCTCGACGCGCTCGCCGGATCTGGCCAATTCGATCCGTGAACGCGACGAGGAAATCGACGCGATCTACACCTCGCTTTTCCGGGAGCTTCTCACATACATGATGGAAGATCCGCGCAACATCACGGCCTGCACGCATCTGCTGTTTTGTGCCAAGAACATCGAGCGAATTGGCGATCACGCCACCAACATCGCTGAAACCGTGTATTACGTGGCCACTGGCGAACAGCTTGCTGGCGACCGGCCGAAAGACGACGACTCCGCCAGCGTGATTGCGCCCGAGCCGGGCGCGGCGTAG
- a CDS encoding GcrA family cell cycle regulator, whose amino-acid sequence MNWTDERVEKLTKLWADGLSASQIAAQLGGVSRNAVIGKVHRLNLPGRAKSGGQSSVRTKRTTAAPRAPAYAGRNAAQTTRTVSRSSGGAALKQDVEAVAVEDLDTRPMEDVVVPISRRLTLVELSERTCKWPIGDPLLEDFHFCGNDSGDASPYCSYHAKLAFQPSSERRRAR is encoded by the coding sequence ATGAACTGGACTGATGAACGAGTTGAAAAACTCACGAAACTCTGGGCGGACGGGCTCAGCGCAAGCCAGATTGCGGCGCAACTCGGCGGCGTAAGCCGCAATGCGGTGATCGGCAAAGTGCACCGGCTCAACCTTCCAGGCCGCGCCAAGAGCGGTGGACAGTCTTCGGTTCGCACCAAACGCACCACTGCAGCACCGCGGGCGCCAGCTTATGCTGGCCGGAACGCAGCGCAGACAACACGTACAGTCAGCCGTTCCAGCGGCGGAGCGGCTCTCAAGCAGGACGTCGAAGCGGTGGCTGTGGAAGACCTCGACACCAGGCCGATGGAAGACGTTGTGGTACCGATTTCGCGCAGGCTCACTCTGGTGGAGCTTTCGGAGCGGACCTGCAAATGGCCGATCGGCGATCCATTGCTCGAAGACTTTCACTTCTGCGGCAATGACTCAGGCGATGCCTCGCCCTATTGCAGCTATCACGCCAAACTGGCGTTCCAGCCATCAAGCGAGCGCAGGCGGGCCCGCTGA
- a CDS encoding efflux RND transporter periplasmic adaptor subunit, whose protein sequence is MLDRADNRDKHLTAGQPAGGETRRRGFLRPIAQMALMALVLAGGWAGMQYLANSRIDPVRKPFTPLVYTVDTTSAVLADNRPVIRLYGQVDTGRSVELRAGVSGDVVEIHPDLVAGRRVAAGTVLLRIDPFLYEGALVEARANLASARAAIAEMNARLASEREQLQAAQSQLDLAKSDLERALSLAGSGTLTDKQVDDRRLILSQRDQAVSQRRNNILITEAQRAQQEANASRLEWKVREAQRKLEDTAVMAPFDGVISDESIEAGRTVNANEMVASIYDDTALEARFTLTNAQYGRMATGDDPLLGRKVKVSWSVGGADYVWPATIDRIGARVAAERGGVEVFARIEAAGNPVQLRPGAFVALTVPDRIWRSTFRLPETAIRSSDHVFVVVDGALVRRDVQLIAWDGEDAIIQGDLADGEEVLVTRLTEASEGVKVRKPTQTDAPGETAAEPASPALPGQTMDSGQ, encoded by the coding sequence ATGCTCGACAGGGCGGACAATCGCGATAAACACCTGACTGCCGGGCAGCCGGCGGGGGGTGAGACTCGTCGTCGTGGTTTTCTGCGACCAATCGCGCAGATGGCGCTGATGGCGTTGGTCCTCGCTGGCGGCTGGGCCGGCATGCAGTACCTGGCGAATTCGCGGATCGACCCGGTCCGCAAGCCTTTCACACCATTGGTCTATACGGTTGACACCACATCCGCGGTGTTGGCTGACAACCGGCCGGTGATCAGGCTCTATGGCCAGGTCGACACCGGCCGCAGCGTCGAACTGCGTGCAGGGGTGAGCGGCGATGTGGTCGAAATTCATCCTGATCTTGTCGCCGGGCGCCGGGTTGCTGCCGGAACTGTCTTGTTGCGCATCGATCCGTTTCTCTATGAAGGCGCGCTTGTTGAAGCCCGCGCCAATCTTGCCTCGGCACGAGCGGCAATTGCCGAAATGAACGCCCGCCTGGCCTCCGAACGCGAGCAGCTGCAAGCAGCGCAATCCCAGCTGGACCTCGCCAAATCTGATCTTGAACGGGCCCTGTCGCTGGCAGGTTCGGGCACTTTGACCGACAAGCAGGTCGACGACCGCAGGCTGATCCTTTCCCAGCGCGACCAGGCCGTCAGTCAGCGTCGCAACAACATTCTCATCACCGAAGCCCAGCGCGCCCAGCAGGAAGCCAACGCCTCGCGGCTGGAATGGAAAGTACGCGAAGCACAGCGCAAGCTTGAAGATACGGCGGTGATGGCCCCCTTTGATGGCGTGATCTCCGATGAGAGCATCGAAGCAGGGCGAACGGTCAACGCAAATGAAATGGTCGCCTCCATCTATGATGACACTGCGCTTGAAGCACGCTTCACTCTGACCAACGCCCAATATGGCCGGATGGCGACCGGCGATGACCCGCTGCTTGGACGCAAGGTTAAAGTGAGCTGGAGCGTGGGCGGCGCGGATTATGTCTGGCCGGCGACCATCGACCGGATCGGCGCACGTGTGGCTGCAGAGCGGGGCGGTGTCGAGGTTTTCGCTCGTATTGAAGCAGCCGGCAATCCTGTGCAGTTGCGGCCCGGGGCCTTTGTTGCGCTTACCGTGCCGGATCGTATCTGGCGTTCCACATTTCGTCTGCCCGAAACCGCGATCCGATCTTCCGACCACGTCTTCGTGGTCGTGGATGGCGCATTGGTGCGCCGTGATGTTCAGCTGATTGCCTGGGATGGCGAAGATGCCATCATTCAAGGTGACCTTGCAGATGGGGAAGAGGTGCTGGTCACCCGGCTGACCGAAGCCTCGGAAGGCGTAAAAGTCCGCAAGCCCACCCAAACGGACGCTCCAGGCGAGACCGCTGCGGAGCCGGCGTCTCCGGCGCTACCAGGTCAAACGATGGACTCCGGCCAATGA
- the phoB gene encoding phosphate regulon transcriptional regulator PhoB, translating into MSPRITVVEDEEALSVLLQYNLEAEGYEVDAVLRGDEAEIHLQERVPDLLILDWMLPGISGIELCRRLRARPETERLPIIMLTARGEESERVRGLATGADDYVVKPFSTPELLARVRAMLRRASPEVISSLLKVGDIELDRETHRVRRRARDIKLGPTEFRLLEFLMSSPGRVYSRAQLLDGVWGHDVYVDERTVDVHVGRLRKAVNLSGMRDIIRTVRGAGYSIEA; encoded by the coding sequence ATGAGTCCCAGAATAACCGTGGTGGAAGACGAAGAGGCTCTCTCCGTCCTGCTGCAGTACAATCTGGAAGCTGAGGGCTACGAGGTCGATGCCGTCTTGCGCGGTGATGAAGCCGAGATCCACTTGCAGGAACGCGTGCCTGATCTTCTGATCCTTGACTGGATGCTACCTGGCATTTCCGGCATCGAGCTTTGCCGCCGCCTGCGCGCGCGGCCGGAGACGGAGCGTCTGCCGATCATCATGCTGACGGCGCGTGGCGAGGAAAGCGAGCGTGTCCGCGGTCTTGCCACCGGCGCTGATGACTATGTGGTGAAACCGTTCTCGACGCCGGAATTGCTGGCAAGGGTGCGCGCAATGTTGCGGCGCGCGAGCCCAGAGGTGATCTCCAGCCTGCTCAAGGTCGGTGATATCGAGCTTGATCGCGAGACCCACAGAGTCCGCCGCCGTGCCCGTGACATCAAGCTTGGACCCACCGAATTCAGGCTTCTGGAATTCCTGATGAGTTCGCCAGGCCGTGTTTATTCACGCGCGCAGCTGCTCGATGGTGTCTGGGGACATGATGTCTATGTCGATGAGCGCACGGTGGATGTGCATGTCGGCCGTCTGCGCAAGGCTGTCAATCTTTCCGGAATGCGCGACATCATCCGCACGGTCCGTGGCGCTGGCTACTCGATTGAAGCCTGA